The window AAAGATCAGCCTCCTTTCCCACTAAGTACCCTTCTCTGAGCCACCTCTGCATCTCATGGAGTCCCAAGGACCAATACAAGTCACAATTCTGTGTCAGACACACTATTCCATGGGCTATCCATATACgaatatattatacatttcatGCATGTAAATCTCACACTAACCGTGTCAGCTAGGTGTCTTGATTATCCACatgttatagatgaggaaacggagATACAAATGGGTGGAATAACATGGCTGAGGCCACGCCCGCTGCTAAGTAGCAGAATTAAGAGTTGACAGAGTAGGTTTTATCTACTTCACAGAAGGAGAAACCAAGGGCCACGGAACTCAGTGGACTTGCTTGAAATCTCACACCTAGGGCAAGGGTGGCAGTAgtggagtggaggggagaggtgagGAGAGGGACTGTTGCGCTTGTCTTTGGCCATGTTGGTTGGAGTTGACCTGACAGAGGGACAGGATTGCATGCTTTGTATCTCTTCTGTAGTCTCGGTGGGGCCCCAAGACTGGGAGCTCCAGGAAGAACATTTGGGTCATGAATCAGCCCCAGGTGGTAGACTCAGGTAGTAGTCACACTTGCTCTGCACCTGAGTGTCATCACCATGAACTCCTGACCCCAGGACCAGCTGATCGTGGGGTACCCACTTGCACCTCTggaaaaaagcaaggaagaaggGGGTCTGAATGCTGATGCTGGCCCCCTAAAAACagtagggacagagagagcacagcccTGGCTCTGTTCTTAGTGAAACAGCTGCCTCTCACTGTAGCCATTGGACACCTGAGAGTCAGTAATGGGGTGGGAAATTTTTATTTGCAGCAGTGAATCATCACATTGCCCCTGAGTGCTCCTGGGCATCCTGCCACCAGTAGGCCCTCACACAGTCTAGACGCAGAGAAATTTCCCCACCCCATGCCTTCTCCACTGGCCTTGCAGCTCAGAGCTGTCTATTCCCAGCATACAGCAGAGGGCAGCAGAAGCTTGGCTCCCAGGTGCTGCTTCTACCGGACCCTCACCCCCTCTATCGCTCAGCTTGCAATAAAAGGCAATGCCTGCGGCCTGCCTCTGTGGATCGGAGAAGCCCTAGGATCCCTAAGATGCTCTCTAGCCCCATTCCACTCTTGGCACCCACCCAGTTGGCCCAGGTACTTGCAGAGCCCCCGGAGTGGCCAGCTCTTGAACCCACCACAGCCCAGAGGTGGGGCTGAACCAATGGGTGGTCTGAAGCTGGGGCAGCTACAGTAAAGAAGAGCTGAAAGGCTTTTTTCCAGGTGGTCTCCTGTCCACAGGTGAGCTGGATTCAGGCTCAGAGCAGGAAACTCCAGTGAGAACAGAGAGGGCCCCCAGAAGAACTCAGGGTCTGCTTTGTTATTGCTTTGGGCAGAGGGGCTTTGCCCCCAGGAGACCAAGCTGGTACTCAGAGGCAGGCACCACCATTCCCATCCTTATCAGCTACAGGGTAGGCACACCAGGGATGAGCAGAGGAGGGCAGGTGCTGTGTGCCTTCTCCAAGAAAAGAGTCAAGGTGATGAAGGAGACCATCCTTAGGCCACATTGAATCTGGACATATGCACACAGAAGTGGGAATGTCAACAGGTGCGTGTGCATGTGTAACTGAGGGTGTCCATTAGCGTCCCTGGGTGCATGCACAAGGAGGACAGCATGGGTGAGTGAACCCAGTAGGGTGAAGGATGTGGCTGTGGGCTGCAATGCGGAGCATGAGTAGATAAACACACACCTGGAGCACCGACAAGGAGAGGCCAGAGAGCTGAGAAGATAAGCCGAAAAACAGGAGGAGGGGgtggctctgcccctcccactcttcCCCTGGGGCCGGAGCATGGGAAAGTGGCAGATCACGGGCCAGGGGGCCTTTAGGTAGGGGTGTGGGGCCGACATGTGCCCACACATGAGAGGGCACAGGGCCGCCGGCTTGCCTGGTGCATATACAAATCTTCATGCTGTCACAACTACGGTAAGCGGCTCCCCTGGGCTAGTGCACAGTGTGTGCCCATGCTCACGGGGGGCACGGGGGACATCTGTGAGGGCACGTATGCAGGTTGGTTACATGTGTCTTCACATGGGCACACATGCTGCTCACACAGAGACTTCTATGCTAGCCTCCAGGGGCCACCCGAACGCCCAGAGGACTCGGCACCGCTCTAGGCACTGAGGTCCACCACTACGTGCCGGTACACGAGCGTCTGTCCCTTGAAGCTGGGGGCCAGGAGCAGCTGGGCGTCCCCCGCAGGCACGTAGCAGAATGCCCGTGGGGCCTGCACAGCCAGCTCCTGGAACCGCACGAACTTTTGGCGCCCCTCATCCCACTGGTAGATCTGCGTGAAGGAGAAATCACTCCCCAGTGCCAGGTAGCGGCGGCCACCCACGAGGAAGGGCTGCATGGCCAGGGAGCCCCGGGAGGGCAGGGCCTGCACCTCGGAGAAGCGGGTGCCCTCCCAGCGCAGGATCTTAGAGTCGCCGATGTAACGGCTGAGGCACAGGTAGCTGTCGCGCCCGGCACGGAAGTGTTTCACAGCCTGGGCATCGGGCACCTGGCTCACCTCACCCTGAGCCACAAACTGCTTCTGGGTGCGGCTCCACTGATAGATCACAGGTGCCTGCGAGCTACTGGACACAATCAACCGTGGCTTGCCCTCACCATCCACAAACTCCAGGTCGGTGTCTCGGTGCCAGGCGTGCAGGGCCTGGTGGGAATAGAAGCCATTCTGGTGCCAGCGGTAGAGGCTGGTGGCCCCCGCCTTGGAGCTGTCGGCCACGGCAAAGTACCAGTCGCCGTCGATGCGGAAAGCCTCTAGGTCGTTGGGCTTGCGCACACGCTGTGGGTCGATGTCCTGCAGCTTGGTGAAGCGCGTGGTGTTGGGGTCCCAGTGGTAAATGTAAGAGCCACCAAACAGCTGGGCCACGATCACGTACAGCTGGCTGTCTACCACCATTGGCTTGCAGTGCAccgcggagggggctgccagGACAAGGAGAGGCAGCATCAGGGAGTGTCAGGCAGCCGCAGACCCCCACCCTGTGCCAAGCCCTCAGGAAAGGGGGTCAGTCCCCTCTGACCCTGGCCCAGAACTAAGGCTCTCCACTACAGCATCCCTGAAGCTCAGCCGCCTTTCACAGCTAGTCATCTGTCTCTGCATCACTGTCTCTCCACCCTTGCCCCTAAGGTTTAAACATAAGCTAAAACTGAGCACAAAAGAGGTGCCCCTCGATATTGACCAGTTGTTTAGCCATAATGTCAATTGTTGAATTTTTATTGTGTGAAGTCACTGTGCTAAGTGTGAACAGATCGCTTCACTTAATCAACTCTGAAATGAATCCTATTATGTTGCCCATTTCACATCGAAAGGAGCAGGCtcatgggacacttgggtggctcagtggttgagcatctgccttcggctcagggcatgatcctgagatccaggatcgagtcccacatcgggctccctgtgaggagcttgcttctccccttgcctgtttctctgtgtctctcatgaataaataaaatcttaaaaaagaaaaaaagcaggctcAGAGtctaagtgacttgcccaaagctaGCCGGCTGGCCAGATGCCagacaggggaagaggaagagtcTGATCCCATCTGCAGCCCGGTGACAGAGCCCAGGTATACCCAATGTCAGTTTGATTTTTGCATAGTTGTGTATGAAAACACATTCTCCTAAGCACTCCCACTTTTGAAAGGACTTTTATGCACAAGGATGTCTGCATGAATGTACTTTTGCTCAATAACCAGATTGATATGGCCCTTTCTCAGGTACCCGAAGCACATGGGGACACACTTCACCTGTCCTGGTGTCCCGGATCAtcgcctctcctctcctccttcccagtGCTGCTTTACCCACCCTTCTCCTCCTCACCTCTCCCTAGCAAGAAAGCGGATGCTGAACCTCAGGCTCTGGCAATCACCCCAAATCCCTTCCACAGCCTTGGTCCACCTGCCCAGATCCTCATGATCCCTAGCTCCCAAGCTGCAGTTCAGACCCTCCATGCCCACGCTCACAAGAGCACCTCAAATTCCAGCTGGCCATGACTAGGCACATATCTGTGTGCTCCTCTGTGTACTCAATTTCCATTTGTGGCTCTACTCATCACCCCCTCCAGAAACCTGGAGCCATTCCCCACAGCTCCCTGTCCCTCACTCCCCCACAGCTGGTCGGCCTCGAGTCCTGTCAaccctcccctctgctttctAAGACAGTGTGTGGGGGATTGCTGtcatttcttctgtaaatgttttctagaatttaCCAGGGagaccatctggccctggagtcttCTTTTGGGTgaagggtttctttcttttttttttttaataaattttatttatttattcatgagagacacagagagagagagagaggcagagacacaggcagagggagaaacaggctccatgcagggagcccgacgtgggacttgatcccaggtctccaggatcatggcctaggctgaaggtggcactaaaccgctgagccaccggggctgcccgggtttctttttttataaggacTTTGAGTCCTTTCAgagataatttaaattttctgtttcctcttgtgTCAGTTCACTCCTCCATTCTAAATATCTCTTTCCATCCCCAGTGCTATTGCCCCAGCCCAGACTCCAGCACATTCCCGTGATGGTGTGCCCACATGTCTTACCCAGTGCCAAGCCATTCTCCATACAGCATAGTGTTCTAAAATACACCTTGGTTTGGTTCACACACTCTGCTCAAAACCTGTGCATAACCTGTCTCTTGGGTCTCATCTGCTTCTCTCCACCTTGAACCTTATGCTATAGTCATATGAGATGCTTATAGTTTTTACACAGGCACGCACTCATGTACTAAGCTTTTGCACACCTTCTTGAATTTGCTCATGCTGTTATCTTTGCCAGAATATCCTTCCCACATTTTTTCTCTGAACTCCGCCTTCTAGACTCAGCTCAAATTCAGTGGACCTCAAGCTGAACTCACTAGCCACTCCTATCTCCTCCTTGGTTCACTGGCACCACCCAGTTACTTAAGCCAGGCATTTAGGTATCACCTCCGACTCTCCCTCATCGTTCAAGACTCAGCTCAGGCATCCCCTCTACCAGGAAGCATTCCTTGATTGACCTCAAAGGTAGGCCTCTCCTTTGTGATCTCAGAGCATCGTATTCATATCTCCCTCCTCATACCCACCTATTATATGGATGTTATCTGTGTATGTATTGGCTTCTCCCCAAAGACTGGGAAGTTATTATGGGCAGAGATCATGTCTCATCTATGCCTCTACCTACAGGAATTCAATGGAGAGGAACGATGGAGCCCagcacctccctgcctccttaAATTGGAGCCACCACAGCCAGGCTGGGGGTAGGTACCTGGGATTCTATCATAATCTCGAAGCTGCCGTTCAACATAGTCCCACTTGAGGACAGTGCAAGCACTGGCACCTGGCTGGGCCAGAGCCAAATAGAGGTCGCTGGAGTAAAGGAAGGGCTCAGCTGACACTGCTGGGAAAGGCAGGGTCTGGTACAGCACAAAATCTGCAGGGATaagaggtgaggggtggggagaagaagggTAAGTAAGAGCTTGTTGGGGGAATGGGTGGCTGGCCTGGGGATTGGGGGTGCTTCCAGCAGTATCTGTGGAGCTGCTCTGGGGAGGGCTGCCGGGAGCACATCCTACCCGTGGTGATGCAGTCGAATTCCCGCAGTGGCAGGTCCTGCACCTTGTGCTCTTGGAAGCGAGGAGGGCTGGCGCAATAGATGGGGGCCACAGTGGTGTTAGTGTGTGCCAGCCACTCCACCAGCCACTTCACCTTGCAGTCGCAGTTGAGCGAGTTGCCCCGCAGGTCCCTGGATCATGAGGGTGATGGAGggaacagagagaggagcaggctcccagctgctcTGCCCACCCAGGCTCTCTAGGTTTTTGGAAGTAGATATACTCAAGGCTGCTGCTCATTGCAAAGGTTGGGGAAAAGATCCCCTGGGGCTAGACACACTCCCATGCACACATGCTTGGCTAGCAGAGTAGGGGCCCAATCTCAGACCCTACTTGCATCTCAATTCCTCAAACCTTCTACAATCCTGGGTTGTTTGGGTTTTCTTGTGTGAATACTGATTAATGGTTGTGGCCATGCTATAGGActttaatgtatttaatgtatGTTCAAAtcaaacatacatttaaaaagcacatatttaAAAGACATACATATATGTCTTTTATAAACACATGCGCGCGCGCGCGTTGTGTAGCTACTTAGCCTTCTAAAAGGCATCCCCAAACCCAAGCACTCCCAGCCTCTCAAGACCTTATGATCTTCCCAATTCTGACTCCCACACCACTCCCTCCAGCGACACACCCTTCTGTGGCATTGTCAAAAGATGTAGGGCTCAGCCTTACAAGTCACTCAGGATGTCCAGGGGCCGAAAGATGTCTCTAGGCAGTGTCTGCAGGTTATTGTTGGCCAGTGATCTGCAAGAGAGACCCCTGGGTCACCTGAAGATTGTGACTGAGGCCAAAGGCCACAGGAGAGATGGGACTTTGGTCCAATGTGTGTATGGACATGATGTACTCACAGGTGTGTCAAAGACTTGAGTCCTCTGAAGGTGAACTTGGAGAGTGCCCAGATGTCATTATTCTCAATGAAGCTGGAGAAAATGAGAACTCATCTTAGATGCCACTTAGGATCCCAGACCCCCAACCAGCTATTTCCTTCTGTCCCACCTAGATTCCTGCCCATGGTCCTGAGACAGGCTTCCATTCTGATTCTGGTGACATGAAGCCTGTGGTGACAGGGCATTCAGGTAGATGGTTTAGGCGGAGGGATGGATGCAATGACCCTCAGCTTGGGTCCTGCAGTCAGAGGATTCAAaggctctccctcccctctccccccagccttCCTCCTTCAACCTGCTCTCTCAGCCCACCGCACCCAGGcctggggctccctcctccctcctagCTGCCATTGCCCGGCTCCTTGCCACACACAGGTACTGGAGGTGTGACAGTCCTGTGAAAGCGTTGTCTCCAATCAGAGTAAACTTGTTGGAGTTGAGTAAcctggagagacagagggggagttAGAGCTTCCAAGGGTGTGACCATCATACCAGCCCCCAGCCTGCTGCCTCCCCTTGGCGCTTCCTCACAGTTCCAAGGCCATGCTGCCCCACAGAGTCCCACCTggcccacacccccaccccagagcagCCCTGCAGCAAGACCAGCCAATAGCCTGTCCTCAGGCAGATCACTCCTATCAAGCTGGGTCCTTCCccactgtgtgtctctctgtctctgtctccacttcttcccccaccctcaccccagctcATTCAGTCCCTCTCAGCCTGGTTGTGGGTTTTAGGATAACTTGCAGTGAAAAGGAGTTGGAGTAACTCACAGGTACTCTCTCTTGCGACTGGGGCCTCAAGCAGAAGCAGCTCTGTTAAAATTCCACACCCTTACACGCCCCTTCCTGTCGACCCCCAGCTCTTTCTTCAAACCCTGCTCCCTGGGGTCAGCTGTCTCTGAGATGACCCCTCTCCCCTGCAGTATCCACCCTCTGGCATCAGCCCAAGCTACTGCACACCCAATTCCTTTGGCTCTCCAGAGGAAGTAAGTCCATTCCTAATTGGGCCCCAAATACCCACTCTTGGCTTTTGCATGCAACCCCCCaccttccttctccccactgccACTCCCTGTACCCTTCCTGACTCTAGGCAGATCCACATTTGGTGGCTATCCCATCCAGGGAAGAAAAGGGACACCTGTACATTAATCCATTAATCCGCAGTGGCTACCTGCATCTGCTCTATCTGCTCTTCTCTCCCCAGTCTGAGGAAGGGGGATGGAGGTAGGGGGGGTGTCCATGCCCTTCTGCTGCCCTACCCCCTACTGGCCCTTCCCAAGGCCCTGTCCTTACAGGAACTGCAGCAGTGGCAGGTGGGAAAACGCTCCATCCTGGATCTCAGAGAAGGCAGCATTCACCAGCGTCCTGCAGGGGACACTGGAGTCAGTACAGTGGGGACTATgcagggactgggggagggggcacacaAGGTGAACAGGGCGATGGTTCTATGCACACTTGGCCTGGAAACTTCCCATTTCACCAGCCTGGGCTCCCTACCTGGGGctatctttctcttcccttcataAACTCATCGCCTTCTTCATCACTGTGCTCACCTCCTGCCTCTCTGAACACCAGTGGCCCCAGGCTGAGCTTCCCCTTCAGCCAAAAGAAGCTTCCATTACCCACACCCTCAAGATCATCCAAAcactctgtgctgggtgctgttGAGGGATGGGGCACCGGGGATGCTCACCCCAGAAGGTTAGCATCCTGCTCTCAAGGACCACACACCCCACCTAGTCCCTGAGGCCACTGACTGCAAGTGACAGGCTGGCTGGCCCAGCGCAGAGTGAATGGAAGCCCAGGCGGCTGTCCCGTGCCAGGGCACCCTGTGGGTGTATCTcacttccacccctccccctgcttccaccctccctccccccacaaaaAGCCTTTCTGCCCTTGGTGTGACATCACAGGCAGGGGCCCACATGCCCTTGTAAACAACCCCTCCCCCCGCGCCCAGAGCCCCGCACACAGTAGGTCTCATTGTTGCCCGCGGTGGTGATGATTCATTCTTGGCCACAAACTCCTGCTTTCCCCGGCCATGGCTGCTGAGCCTGCATGACTACAGAACTCTCCACCTGGCTGATGCCTTGAATCTCCAGTCCCCGAGGACCCCCCAAAGTCCTCCCGCTCCCCGCACTTTGTAGAGGGGGAGCAAGGGTTTTCCCCAGGGGCTCTCGGAGCGGCTGCAGCCTGGctgcctccctgggctcccccacctccccagccaggGCAGGACACTCACAGAGAGATGACCTCGGAGGGCAGGTTCCTGGGCACTGCCTTAGAGTCCACGCAGAAGGCGGTGTCCCTGGTGCAGGAGCAGCTGGGCGGGCAGGGGGGCGTCTTGGGGGGCCTCTTGGCGCCGACTGGCAGCATCAGACAGCAGCCGAGCGCGGACAGCGCCAgcagcccgagcccgagcccggaGCCCCGGCCGGCCCGCAGCCCCGCCATGCTGCCTGCAAGCTCTGCCCCGGGCCAccggccgcggcccccgccccgcggctcTCGGCCACCCCGCGCCGGCTgcgcctccccgccgccgcccgccgccgccgccgctgccgcagCCAGGGGCCCCGCCGCCCGCTGCGCACAGCGGAGTCCTCCGGCCCGGGCGGCTcgggcccctcccctgctcgcGCCCGCCAGCCGCCGGGGTAGAGCTGCGCGGGCCCGGAGCCGAGCCAGGGCTGACCGGCGGGGGCGCGCGCAGGGCGGAGGGGTGGGGAGTCCCCGGAAAGGGGTGGGGGCGGCCCTGGCCGCCGGCGGCCCTAGGGGCGGTCCCTGGGGCCatctgcctggctggctggcacGCAGTGAGACTGTCGCGAGTGCAGGTGTGCGAGGCGTACGTGTGCACCCCATGACCGCATGACTGTGCACCTGTGCGCATCGGGGGCACGCGCTCCCCCAGGACGCACTTCCGCGCTGTGGATCCGCGTGCCTCTGTGTGCCCGTGTATCTGTCGTGGCCTTCAGGGGACACGTCCTCTGAACAAGAAGAGTTCACGGGTGTGCCATCAGCGACATGCGTATGTAGCTGTGTTCACATGTGCTTCCACAAGCCCGTGAACAGAATgtgcctttgtttctctctgcGCTGAAAAGGGGAATGTTGTCACCGAGTTGGAGTGTGTGGAATTCTGGAACATCTCTCCCTACCCAACCGTAAACTGTTGAACCTTCCTAGAGCCCTGGATGTTTCCTGGTCCAGCTCTATGtcccaaatgaggaaacaggcccaaaCGAGGAGGAAAGCAGTCACGAGCTTGATGTCACATCTACTGTGTGTTGTGTACTCTATGCACTTAACGCTGCCAACCTTTTGAAGTGGATGATATGAATCCCCTTTTACAGAGAAGAGATGTGAGACTGGTAGCGCCCGAAGAAAGCCACAGAACAGGGATCTCAACCCGCTCTGCCAAAGTTCACCGTGGTACTTCTATACCAGggattttcaaagtgtggtccagggacgcgtgggtggctcaatggttgagtgtctgcctttggctcaggttatgatcgtggggtcctgggatcgagtcccacgtggggctccctgtggggagcctgcttctccctctgcctgtatctctgcctctctgtgtgtgtgtccctcatgaataaataaatagaatcttgggatccctgggtggcgcagcggtttagcgcctgcctttggcccagggcgcgatcctggagatccaggatggaatcccacttCGGgtttccagtgcatggagcctgcttctccctctgcctgtgtctctgcctctctctctctctctctctctgtgactatcataaataaataaaaaataaaaaaaaatagaatcttaaaataaaataaaataaaataaaataaataaaataaaagtggagtCCAGGAGAACCTTCCAGGGATCACTGAGGTCAAACAATTgtcctaggaatttttttttaaaagatttttctctttctttgtttctttctttctttcttctttctttctttctttcttcctttctttcttctttctttctttcatgagagacacacagagagagagaaagaggcagagacacaggcagagggagaagcaggctccatgcagggagcctgacgtgggatttcaggggccccaggatcacgccctgggccgaaggcagtgctaaactgctgagccgcccaggcttcCCCTTGTCCtaagaatgttaaaatataattttacttcttcactTTCACGCGATCACAAAagtacctgggggggggggcacctgggaggctcagtggttgagcatctgcctttggctcaggtcatgatcctggggtcctgggactgagtcccatattaggctctttgcagggagcctgcttctccctctacctgtgtctctgcttctctctatatatctctcatgaatggataagtaaaatctttaaaacaaacaaagtaCCCTGGAATTTCCCAGAGGCAACATGATGTATCTTCTGTTAAGCCAGAAATTAAGAGGGTTgcaaagggtgcctgggtggttcagtcagttaagcagctaactcttgatttcagctcaggtcttaatctcagggtcctggttttgagccctgtgtggggtttagcactcaacagggagtcggcttcaggattctctccctctccatctgcccctcctctgtgcaCATgttggctctctctctttctaaataaataaatccttaaaaaaataaagagatttgcaaaaatgtaaagaaatgataCTCTAATCTCTAATTTTTgactttgtaaaataatttttaatatatgtttttatgttaaaaatagaataggTTTATTGCTAcaattttcattaattaattgaCACTTTGAaatttctcagtaaatattaatatggtaaatatcaatagatataaCACACATCAACAAATGCTCTTTGGggtcctaaatattttttaagaatataaaggaGTCCTGAAACCAAAatgtttgagaactgctgctctatGCCATGTTACCTCCCTGAGGGTCTGTGTGTGGGACTGACTGTGCCAAAGGTTCTCTGGGACAGGACTAGGGGAGGCTGGGAGTCAGGTGAATGGACTCCCAGTCTAGTGCTCTTTCCATATCAGGCCAGGAAATAGATTGCTGGGTTTAGGATGTGTCCCCAGCTGTCCCCAGCCTCTGCCAGCAGAGGCTTCTCTAGTTGGAGCTTACGTCTGTCCATGTTGTCTCAGCCAGGGATGCCCCTTCCCTTTGATCCTCACTTGTCACTGCCCATCCAGCTGCCCGTGCAGCCCTCTGCATGCCAGCTTGTGGAAAGAAAAgctatggggggtggggagggccgcTAGGGCAGCTGGGCAACCGTCCCCACCCGTCCCTGGCACAGCTCTGCCCAGCACACAAAGGGCAGAGTGAATCTTGTCCCAGCCACTGCAGCTGAAGAgctggaaggagaaaaagaggaggtaCACACAGAAGGGGTGGCTACCGTAGGGCTCTCCATCACCCATGGTCCTCCCAGAGACAGAAAGGGGGAGTCTGGGTCCTATTCTCAGCTAGTGAGAAGAGGTACTTGGGAGACGAAGTAGATGATAATCATGTCAACTGGATTGATGTCGTTGGATCATCATAACAGCTTGTCTGAGGGGGGACAGGATAGGCAGACTAGTACCATTTAACAGCTGAACATACTAAAGCctggaaaggcagaaagaaagatgCATTCGGGGTCCCAGAGCTGGTCGGTCAAGCATTAAGACCTCACACACTGATGGAATGAACATTGACCACTCTCCAGGAGCTCCTGCATGTTTGGTGACAGTCTCAGCACTGAATAGAATTACATGTTAGCTGTGTGCATACTCCTTGCCCCACAGCAGGTACAAAGAAGCCTCAGGAAACCATGGTCTTGGGGCCAGTCCCAGGGAAGACAGGGCAACAAAAAGCACCCTCACAGCTGATGAGAACAGCAGTGCATGCTAAGTGGCAAGTGAAAGGGTAGCAGGAGGCTGGGAGATTttggaggagggaagaggcacCGTAGCCTGTCACAGAGCAGGTGCCATTGGCTCTTGTCTGACCTTTTAGGGTTGGTGGCACTCAGAGAGGTGGAGAGGCATTGAGGGTGGGATTTCCAGGAGGGAGAAATGGCCCTCAGGGAATTAAGTAAAGGCCCAGATGTGAGAAGTTTGCAACAGAGGGCTGATGGGGGTAGCGAGGTGACAGCTATCCATGCCCAGTTACAGGTCCCACATTGCTTCGTGAGAACAAGGATGAGGACCCCAAGACCTCCACTGGGTCAGTGCCAGAGAGGTTGATGCTAGCATATGAACTCCCCTTATGAAACTTGAGGGCAACCTTCTTATCCCAACCTCCAAACAGGCAAAAACAagtagataa is drawn from Vulpes lagopus strain Blue_001 chromosome 8, ASM1834538v1, whole genome shotgun sequence and contains these coding sequences:
- the LGI3 gene encoding leucine-rich repeat LGI family member 3, with product MAGLRAGRGSGLGLGLLALSALGCCLMLPVGAKRPPKTPPCPPSCSCTRDTAFCVDSKAVPRNLPSEVISLTLVNAAFSEIQDGAFSHLPLLQFLLLNSNKFTLIGDNAFTGLSHLQYLFIENNDIWALSKFTFRGLKSLTHLSLANNNLQTLPRDIFRPLDILSDLDLRGNSLNCDCKVKWLVEWLAHTNTTVAPIYCASPPRFQEHKVQDLPLREFDCITTDFVLYQTLPFPAVSAEPFLYSSDLYLALAQPGASACTVLKWDYVERQLRDYDRIPAPSAVHCKPMVVDSQLYVIVAQLFGGSYIYHWDPNTTRFTKLQDIDPQRVRKPNDLEAFRIDGDWYFAVADSSKAGATSLYRWHQNGFYSHQALHAWHRDTDLEFVDGEGKPRLIVSSSSQAPVIYQWSRTQKQFVAQGEVSQVPDAQAVKHFRAGRDSYLCLSRYIGDSKILRWEGTRFSEVQALPSRGSLAMQPFLVGGRRYLALGSDFSFTQIYQWDEGRQKFVRFQELAVQAPRAFCYVPAGDAQLLLAPSFKGQTLVYRHVVVDLSA